Proteins co-encoded in one Papaver somniferum cultivar HN1 chromosome 5, ASM357369v1, whole genome shotgun sequence genomic window:
- the LOC113281328 gene encoding caffeoylshikimate esterase-like produces MSSQKTPEETPSPPPNFWGDMPEEEYYTSQGVRNTKSYFETIHGKLFTHAFLPLDLPIKGTVYMTHGYGSDAGWLFQKICINYATWGYAVFAADLLGHGRSDGIRCYLGEMEKVAAASLSYFVSVRNSEPYRQLPAFLFGESMGGLATMVMYFQSEPETWTGLIFSAPLFVIPENMKPSKIHLFMYGLLFGMADTWAAMPDNKMVGKAIKDPEKLKIIASNPRRYTGPPRVGTMREISRMCDYIQNNFSKVTAPFLTVHGTSDGVTCPSSSRLLYEKASSEDKSLKIYEGMYHSLIQGEPDENSQRVLDDMREWIDERVKRYPKM; encoded by the coding sequence ATGTCGTCCCAAAAAACCCCAGAGGAAACTCCATCCCCTCCCCCGAATTTCTGGGGAGACATGCCAGAAGAAGAATATTACACATCTCAAGGAGTGCGGAACACCAAATCATATTTCGAAACAATCCACGGTAAGCTCTTTACACATGCATTTCTACCGTTGGACCTTCCCATCAAAGGCACTGTCTACATGACACATGGGTACGGATCTGATGCTGGATGGCTCTTCCAAAAAATCTGCATCAATTACGCTACCTGGGGTTACGCCGTTTTCGCTGCTGATCTTCTCGGACATGGTAGATCAGACGGCATACGCTGTTACTTAGGTGAGATGGAGAAAGTAGCAGCTGCATCTTTATCGTACTTCGTCAGCGTCCGTAACAGCGAACCATATCGACAGTTACCAGCTTTTCTTTTCGGTGAATCAATGGGTGGATTAGCAACTATGGTGATGTACTTTCAATCGGAACCGGAAACGTGGACGGGTCTGATCTTCTCTGCGCCGCTTTTCGTCATCCCTGAAAACATGAAACCATCGAAAATCCATCTATTCATGTATGGATTGTTGTTTGGGATGGCTGATACATGGGCAGCAATGCCAGATAACAAGATGGTAGGCAAAGCAATCAAAGATCCAGAGAAATTGAAGATCATAGCATCAAATCCAAGGAGATACACAGGCCCACCAAGGGTTGGAACTATGAGGGAAATCTCTAGGATGTGTGACTATATCCAGAATAATTTCTCCAAAGTAACGGCACCATTTTTAACTGTTCATGGAACATCCGATGGTGTTACATGTCCGTCATCTTCCAGGTTACTTTATGAGAAAGCATCAAGCGAGGATAAAAGTCTGAAGATATATGAGGGCATGTATCATTCTTTGATACAAGGGGAACCTGATGAGAACAGTCAAAGGGTTCTGGATGATATGAGAGAGTGGATTGATGAAAGGGTTAAGAGGTACCCAAAAATGTAG